A single region of the Streptomyces sp. NBC_01262 genome encodes:
- the yicI gene encoding alpha-xylosidase, whose amino-acid sequence MKFTDGYWLMRPGITAAYAVSVADAAVEEDRITLYAPVKEVRHRGDTLNSPLLTIECWSPAEGVIGVRYTHHGGKAQRGPEFGITREPDGGSGKTVRDGSVVELTAGELSLRVDVAAPWQLDFTAAGRTLTSVGERGTGFATDAEGRHFMSGQLSLGVGELIYGLGERFTPLVKNGQTVDIWQADGGTSSEQAYKNIPFHLTNRGYGVFVNHPGKVSYEIGTESVGQVQFSVEDQSLEYFVIHGPTPKEILSRYTALTGRPALPPAWSFGLWLSTSFTTDYDEATVNRFVQGMTDREIPLSVFHFDCFWMREYQWSDFTWDPEVFPDPEGMLARLKEQGLRICAWINPYIAQKSPLFAEGMREGYLLKRPNGDVWQWDLWQPGMALVDFTNPAARDWYTGKLRTLLRQGVDCFKTDFGERVPVDVAWHDGSDPERMHNYYAQVYNQVVFDLLREERGEGEAVLFARSATSGGQQFPVHWGGDCESTFGAMAESLRGGLSLGLSGFGFWSHDIGGFEGTPTPAVFKRWVQFGLLSSHSRLHGSKSYRVPWDYGDEAVAVTRDFTRLKHRLVPYLYRAALQARDHGTPVMRAMVLEFPDDPACHQLDRQYMLGDDLLVAPVLSEDGTVEYYVPEGTWTHLLTGEPVTGPRWHRETHGFDSLPLLARPGSVIPFGASDEGPEYDWADGITLRVYAPADGAEVLTAIPSPDGGIAAVFRTTRTGDVVRVEAEGEGTTKPWQVQLIGADEAVRVVTG is encoded by the coding sequence ATGAAGTTCACCGACGGCTACTGGCTCATGCGGCCCGGGATCACGGCCGCATACGCGGTTTCGGTCGCCGACGCCGCCGTCGAGGAGGACCGGATCACGCTGTACGCGCCCGTGAAGGAGGTGCGGCACCGCGGGGACACGCTCAACAGCCCGTTGCTGACGATCGAGTGCTGGTCGCCCGCCGAGGGCGTGATCGGTGTGCGCTACACCCACCACGGCGGAAAAGCCCAGCGCGGACCGGAGTTCGGGATCACCCGGGAGCCGGACGGCGGCTCCGGCAAGACCGTACGGGACGGCTCGGTCGTCGAGCTGACGGCCGGTGAGCTGAGCCTTCGGGTGGACGTGGCCGCCCCCTGGCAGCTCGACTTCACCGCCGCGGGCCGAACCCTCACCTCGGTCGGCGAGCGCGGCACCGGCTTCGCGACCGACGCCGAGGGCCGGCACTTCATGTCCGGCCAGCTCTCCCTCGGCGTGGGCGAGCTGATCTACGGTCTGGGCGAGCGCTTCACGCCGCTGGTGAAGAACGGCCAGACCGTGGACATCTGGCAGGCGGACGGCGGCACCAGCAGCGAACAGGCGTACAAGAACATCCCGTTCCACCTCACCAACCGGGGCTACGGGGTCTTCGTCAACCACCCCGGCAAGGTCTCGTACGAGATCGGCACCGAGTCGGTCGGCCAGGTGCAGTTCAGCGTCGAGGACCAGTCCCTCGAATACTTCGTGATCCACGGTCCGACGCCGAAGGAGATCCTCTCCCGCTACACGGCCCTCACCGGCCGCCCGGCGCTCCCGCCGGCCTGGTCCTTCGGCCTGTGGCTGTCCACGTCCTTCACCACCGACTACGACGAGGCGACCGTCAACCGCTTCGTCCAGGGCATGACGGACCGTGAGATACCGCTCAGCGTCTTCCACTTCGACTGCTTCTGGATGCGCGAGTACCAGTGGAGCGACTTCACCTGGGACCCGGAGGTCTTTCCCGACCCCGAGGGCATGCTGGCCCGGCTGAAGGAGCAGGGCCTGCGCATCTGCGCCTGGATCAATCCGTACATCGCCCAGAAGTCACCACTGTTCGCCGAGGGCATGCGCGAGGGCTATCTGCTGAAGCGGCCCAACGGCGACGTCTGGCAGTGGGACCTGTGGCAGCCCGGCATGGCGCTGGTCGACTTCACCAACCCCGCCGCCCGCGACTGGTACACCGGCAAGCTGCGGACGCTGCTGCGCCAGGGCGTGGACTGCTTCAAGACGGACTTCGGCGAGCGCGTCCCGGTCGATGTCGCCTGGCACGACGGCTCGGACCCGGAGCGGATGCACAACTACTACGCGCAGGTCTACAACCAGGTCGTGTTCGACCTGCTGAGGGAGGAGCGCGGCGAGGGCGAGGCCGTGCTGTTCGCCCGCTCGGCGACCAGCGGCGGGCAGCAGTTCCCCGTCCACTGGGGCGGCGACTGCGAGTCGACCTTCGGCGCGATGGCCGAGTCGCTGCGCGGCGGGCTGTCGCTGGGCCTGTCCGGCTTCGGCTTCTGGAGCCACGACATCGGCGGCTTCGAGGGGACGCCGACACCGGCCGTCTTCAAGCGCTGGGTGCAGTTCGGGCTGCTGTCCTCGCACAGCCGCCTGCACGGCAGCAAGTCCTACCGCGTGCCGTGGGACTACGGCGACGAGGCGGTCGCCGTCACCCGCGACTTCACCCGCCTCAAGCACCGCCTGGTCCCCTACCTCTACCGCGCCGCCCTCCAGGCCCGTGACCACGGCACTCCCGTCATGCGCGCCATGGTCCTGGAGTTCCCCGACGACCCCGCCTGCCACCAGCTCGACCGCCAGTACATGCTCGGCGACGACCTCCTCGTCGCCCCTGTCCTCAGCGAGGACGGCACCGTCGAGTACTACGTCCCCGAGGGCACCTGGACCCATCTCCTCACCGGCGAGCCCGTCACCGGCCCCCGCTGGCACCGCGAGACCCATGGCTTCGACAGCCTCCCGCTGCTGGCCCGCCCCGGCTCCGTGATCCCCTTCGGCGCGTCCGACGAGGGCCCCGAGTACGACTGGGCGGACGGCATCACCCTGCGGGTCTACGCTCCCGCCGACGGCGCCGAGGTCCTCACCGCCATCCCGTCGCCGGACGGCGGCATCGCGGCCGTCTTCCGTACGACGCGGACCGGCGATGTCGTACGGGTCGAGGCCGAGGGCGAGGGCACCACGAAGCCCTGGCAGGTCCAGCTCATCGGCGCGGACGAAGCGGTGCGGGTCGTGACGGGCTAG
- a CDS encoding LacI family DNA-binding transcriptional regulator produces MTTIKDVARRAGVAPSTVSYVLSGSRKISEDTRKAVQQAIDDLGYHPRASARTLRSTRTNVLALALPRAAGGYRAVDGRFAIDISDAARSHGYDVLLMTDQEGVPGLRRIARSGQADGAILMAVEMADPRIDAMRELGFPAALLGRSADDAVLPWTDLDWEAAAALAVHELAAGGHRDIAYLATTEHEIQARRGYAIRGVAGARRAAPETGAAVRVHESTGDMAVLTRRLKGLLTGERPPTALIVQHVAALPHILAAVAAEGLRVPEDLSVMAVGNLPDDVGGRDLPRIELPVSEMSAEVTRLAVESITGQAQVPAAHRLIAPVLTPGPRVAPPRPRNTD; encoded by the coding sequence ATGACCACCATCAAGGACGTCGCCCGGCGCGCCGGTGTCGCGCCGAGCACCGTGTCATACGTCCTGAGCGGTTCCCGCAAGATCTCCGAGGACACCCGCAAGGCGGTCCAGCAGGCGATCGACGACCTCGGGTACCACCCCCGGGCGAGCGCGCGCACGCTGCGCAGCACCCGCACCAACGTGCTGGCACTGGCGCTGCCGCGCGCGGCGGGCGGTTACCGGGCGGTGGACGGCAGGTTCGCGATCGACATCAGCGACGCGGCCCGCTCGCACGGCTACGACGTGCTGCTGATGACCGACCAGGAGGGTGTGCCGGGGCTGCGCCGGATCGCCCGCAGCGGCCAGGCGGACGGGGCGATCCTGATGGCCGTGGAGATGGCGGACCCGCGGATCGACGCGATGCGCGAGCTCGGCTTCCCGGCCGCGCTGCTCGGCCGGTCGGCGGACGACGCGGTGCTGCCGTGGACGGACCTGGACTGGGAGGCGGCGGCCGCGCTGGCCGTGCACGAGCTGGCTGCGGGCGGCCACCGGGACATCGCGTATCTGGCCACGACCGAGCACGAGATCCAGGCGCGCCGCGGCTACGCGATCCGCGGCGTGGCCGGCGCCCGCCGGGCCGCGCCGGAGACCGGGGCGGCGGTGCGGGTGCACGAGTCGACCGGCGACATGGCGGTGCTCACCCGGCGGCTCAAGGGCCTGCTGACCGGGGAGCGGCCGCCCACGGCGCTGATCGTGCAGCATGTGGCGGCGCTGCCGCACATCCTGGCGGCGGTCGCGGCCGAGGGGCTGCGGGTCCCGGAGGATCTGTCCGTCATGGCGGTGGGCAATCTCCCCGACGATGTCGGCGGCCGCGATCTGCCGCGTATCGAGCTGCCGGTCTCCGAGATGTCGGCCGAAGTGACCCGGCTGGCCGTCGAGTCGATCACCGGGCAGGCCCAGGTCCCCGCCGCGCACCGCCTGATCGCCCCGGTGCTCACCCCGGGCCCGCGCGTCGCCCCGCCCCGGCCCCGCAACACCGACTGA
- a CDS encoding O-antigen ligase family protein, translating into MDTRTDGAIPDADNGGGAAARGRDVVTDVLGAVVLACSAGWALIAATGRPARPEGVLLAVLAVAAGYAAGRIGGALLPVAAPALTALAVVALTVALPGRRTPPLGYANADAALLVLATGAACCAAWSARSRPLRTGLRLLGVTAAVLALVIGSAAGFAASVGVVLCSLAADRTSRLLGLTGLALATALAAGSTYAVAVDALPAGLSASLTGQLTPGRVAVWREAVDLAGRHPVRGIGSGQFAEVSQGEEGQAEPSVTAAALSTAATDAAEPRSAPFQLAAEEGVPGVALLAASYAWVLLALHRSVRPTPVVLTAGAALTGLAMQACVDHVLSYAAVTATAGLLAGLATARPFADDPDRAPDRT; encoded by the coding sequence ATGGACACGAGAACGGACGGCGCGATCCCGGACGCCGACAACGGTGGCGGAGCCGCAGCGCGGGGCCGCGACGTGGTGACGGACGTGCTGGGCGCCGTGGTGCTGGCGTGCTCGGCCGGGTGGGCGCTGATCGCGGCCACGGGCCGCCCCGCGCGGCCGGAAGGGGTGCTGCTGGCGGTGCTGGCGGTGGCGGCGGGCTACGCGGCGGGCCGGATCGGCGGTGCGCTGCTGCCGGTGGCCGCCCCGGCGCTGACCGCGCTCGCGGTGGTCGCGCTGACCGTCGCGCTGCCGGGCCGGCGCACGCCGCCGCTCGGATATGCCAACGCCGATGCCGCGCTGCTGGTCCTGGCCACGGGTGCGGCCTGCTGCGCGGCCTGGTCGGCCAGGTCCCGACCGCTGCGTACGGGGCTGCGGCTGCTGGGGGTGACGGCGGCGGTGCTTGCCCTGGTCATCGGCTCGGCGGCCGGTTTCGCCGCGTCGGTGGGCGTCGTGCTGTGCTCGCTGGCCGCCGACCGTACGTCCCGGCTGCTGGGCCTGACCGGGCTGGCGCTGGCCACGGCGCTGGCGGCGGGGAGTACGTACGCGGTGGCGGTGGACGCGCTGCCGGCCGGGCTGTCGGCCTCGCTGACGGGGCAGTTGACGCCGGGCCGGGTCGCGGTGTGGCGGGAGGCGGTGGACCTGGCGGGGCGGCATCCGGTGCGCGGGATCGGGTCGGGGCAGTTCGCCGAGGTCAGTCAGGGGGAGGAGGGCCAGGCCGAGCCGTCCGTCACCGCCGCGGCCCTGAGCACGGCGGCCACGGATGCCGCGGAGCCGCGGTCCGCGCCCTTCCAGTTGGCCGCCGAGGAGGGCGTCCCCGGCGTCGCGCTGCTGGCCGCGTCCTACGCGTGGGTCCTGCTGGCCCTGCACCGCTCGGTCCGCCCGACCCCCGTCGTCCTCACCGCCGGCGCCGCTCTCACCGGCCTCGCCATGCAGGCCTGCGTCGACCATGTCCTCAGTTATGCCGCCGTCACCGCGACCGCCGGCCTCCTCGCCGGGCTCGCCACCGCGCGCCCCTTCGCCGACGATCCGGACCGGGCGCCGGACCGCACGTAG
- a CDS encoding NUDIX hydrolase, protein MPTPEFIRELREKVGHSELFLPGVTAVVFDDEGRVLLNLRSDTGRWALIAGIVEPGEQPAETAVREALEETGVRAVAERVVLVQTTRMVTYPNGDKAQFFDITIRCRSVGGEARVADDESLEVGWFALDALPDLNDRHLFCIKQALTDDPTWFEPAGPPPAATTAT, encoded by the coding sequence ATGCCGACGCCTGAATTCATCCGTGAGCTGCGCGAGAAGGTGGGACACAGCGAGCTGTTCCTGCCCGGGGTGACAGCGGTCGTGTTCGACGACGAGGGGCGGGTGTTGCTGAACCTGCGCTCGGATACGGGCCGTTGGGCGCTGATCGCGGGCATCGTGGAGCCGGGGGAGCAGCCGGCGGAGACGGCGGTGCGCGAGGCGCTGGAGGAGACGGGGGTGAGGGCGGTCGCGGAGCGCGTGGTGCTGGTGCAGACGACGCGAATGGTGACGTACCCGAACGGGGACAAGGCGCAGTTCTTCGACATCACCATCCGGTGCCGGTCGGTCGGGGGCGAGGCGCGGGTCGCGGACGACGAGTCGCTGGAGGTCGGGTGGTTCGCGCTGGACGCGCTGCCGGATCTGAACGACCGCCATTTGTTCTGCATCAAGCAGGCGCTGACGGACGACCCGACCTGGTTCGAGCCGGCGGGACCGCCGCCGGCAGCCACGACGGCTACTTGA
- a CDS encoding methyltransferase: MNRLTTSTGDFDLTRFPEDPRDSLRAWDAADEYLLRHVAAGGEDISGDGNGIGIGNGTLAVVGDRWGALVTALAGPHRTVQITDSYLAQEATRANLRRAGIEPDAVRLLSTRDTPPERIDVLLVRVPKSLALLEDQLHRLAPGVHAGTVVIGAGMVKEIHTSTLKLFERIIGPTRTSLAEKKARLIFSTPDQRLARAASPWPRDYALPADVGPASGLTVTNHAGIFCAERLDIGTRFFLRNLPRRQGPERVVDLGCGNGVVGTAAAVANPGAEVLFTDESYQAVASAEATFRTNAGAAAKAEFRVGDGLAGVPDGSVDLVLNNPPFHTHQATSDATAWRMFTGARDALRPGGELWVIGNRHLGYHLKLRRLFGGCEIMASDPKFVVLRAVKNRHP; encoded by the coding sequence ATGAATCGTTTGACGACGTCAACGGGCGACTTCGACCTCACCCGCTTTCCCGAGGACCCCCGCGACAGCCTTCGCGCCTGGGATGCGGCCGACGAGTACCTGCTGCGGCACGTGGCCGCCGGGGGAGAGGACATCTCCGGCGACGGCAACGGCATCGGCATCGGCAACGGCACCCTGGCCGTGGTCGGTGACCGCTGGGGCGCCCTGGTCACCGCGCTCGCGGGGCCGCACCGCACCGTACAGATCACTGACTCCTACCTCGCGCAGGAGGCGACCCGGGCCAATCTGCGGCGGGCCGGGATCGAGCCGGACGCGGTGCGGCTGCTGTCGACCAGGGACACCCCGCCGGAGCGGATCGACGTGCTGCTGGTCCGCGTACCCAAGAGCCTCGCGCTGCTGGAGGACCAGCTCCACCGCCTCGCGCCCGGGGTGCATGCGGGCACGGTGGTGATCGGCGCCGGCATGGTCAAGGAGATCCACACCTCCACCCTGAAGCTGTTCGAACGCATCATCGGGCCCACCCGCACCTCCCTGGCCGAGAAGAAGGCCCGGCTGATCTTCTCCACACCGGATCAGCGCCTGGCCAGGGCCGCCAGCCCCTGGCCGCGCGACTACGCGCTGCCCGCCGACGTCGGGCCGGCCTCCGGGCTGACGGTCACCAACCACGCCGGGATCTTCTGCGCCGAGCGCCTCGACATCGGCACCAGGTTCTTCCTGCGCAATCTGCCGCGCCGCCAAGGCCCCGAACGGGTCGTGGACCTGGGTTGCGGCAACGGCGTGGTCGGCACCGCGGCCGCGGTGGCCAATCCCGGGGCCGAGGTGCTGTTCACCGACGAGTCGTACCAGGCGGTCGCCTCGGCGGAGGCCACCTTCCGTACGAACGCCGGCGCGGCAGCCAAGGCCGAGTTCCGGGTGGGCGACGGGCTGGCGGGCGTCCCCGACGGGTCGGTGGACCTGGTGCTGAACAATCCGCCGTTCCACACCCACCAGGCGACGTCGGACGCGACGGCCTGGCGGATGTTCACCGGAGCGCGCGACGCGCTGCGCCCCGGTGGTGAGCTGTGGGTGATCGGCAACCGGCACCTCGGGTACCACCTGAAGCTGCGCAGGCTCTTCGGCGGCTGCGAGATCATGGCCAGCGATCCGAAGTTCGTCGTCCTGCGAGCTGTCAAGAACCGACATCCCTGA
- a CDS encoding ATP-binding SpoIIE family protein phosphatase, translated as MAATESGSDGTDTVVTLLLDAGGRLLSWPDRAQRLLGHLPGDMIGRPAVTLLASDAAAGAMPTSPEESWTGLLTARHRDGREVPVEVRVVALPEGGGDARWLVLAEDAGRSPLWGMSPQLLRRMTGRMPAGLVVVDTELRCVWSNNAMERFGGGTARERRGRRLRDIQPGLKAEALEAQMRKVLDTGVPVLDYEHVGRPRSDPRHDHAHSMSFVRLDDDTGHPLGVCYSVTDITDRHRALQRLALLDRASEHIGRSLDPARTAQDLAEVAVPELADYVVVDLLEAVIRGAEPGPVTGAEPVRLRRSGIGSVLEGHPGPAFRIGDRAAYQASTPPVGCLVEGKSWRAERLDPDEPEWGSGIPGGRAASFGELGLRTAMVVPIMAQGITLGITSFFRTQRDLPFDEDDLRLAEEFVARAAVWIDNARRYTRERDAALVLQRSLLPHGIPPQEAVDVASCYRPADELTGVGGDWFDVIPLSGARVALVVGEVTGHGIEAAATMGQLRTAVRTLADLDLRPEELLAHLDDLVSQVARDERAEQEIRTEQELGTGSLGSSCLYVVYDPVARSCVMASAGHPPPAVIGPGRDGAGFPDLPVGPALGVGGLPFESVEFGLPEGSLLALYTDGLIAADPETARDALEPFLRGPELSLERLVTRMVDELAPERPFDDAALLLARTRGLDAGQVASWELAADPAVVGRCRELAAAQLGAWGLDEELAFTTELVVSELVTNAIRHASGPIGLRLILERTLICEVSDASSTSPHLRHARTTDEGGRGLFLISQFAQRWGARYTADGKIIWAEQQLGRQPEQQPAPGALPAP; from the coding sequence GTGGCAGCAACGGAGAGTGGGTCCGACGGGACGGACACCGTCGTCACGCTGCTGCTTGACGCCGGGGGACGGCTGCTGAGCTGGCCCGACCGGGCACAGCGGCTGCTGGGCCACCTGCCCGGCGACATGATCGGCCGCCCCGCCGTCACGCTCCTGGCCTCCGACGCCGCCGCCGGGGCCATGCCGACCAGCCCGGAAGAGAGCTGGACCGGGCTGCTCACCGCCCGCCACCGGGACGGCCGGGAGGTGCCGGTCGAGGTGCGGGTCGTGGCGCTGCCGGAGGGCGGGGGCGACGCGCGCTGGCTGGTGCTGGCCGAGGACGCCGGGCGCTCCCCGCTGTGGGGGATGAGCCCGCAGCTGCTGCGCCGGATGACGGGACGGATGCCGGCCGGCCTGGTCGTGGTGGACACCGAGTTGCGCTGCGTGTGGTCGAACAACGCGATGGAGCGCTTCGGCGGCGGAACCGCGCGGGAGCGCCGCGGACGGCGGCTGCGGGACATCCAGCCCGGCCTGAAGGCCGAGGCCCTCGAAGCCCAGATGCGGAAGGTCCTGGACACAGGCGTTCCGGTGCTCGACTACGAGCACGTCGGGCGCCCCAGATCCGACCCCCGGCACGACCACGCCCACTCGATGTCCTTCGTACGCCTGGACGACGACACCGGCCACCCGCTCGGCGTCTGCTACTCGGTCACCGACATCACCGACCGCCACCGCGCCCTGCAGCGCCTCGCCCTCCTGGACCGGGCCAGCGAGCACATCGGGCGCAGCCTGGACCCCGCCCGTACCGCCCAGGACCTCGCCGAGGTGGCGGTGCCCGAACTCGCCGACTATGTCGTCGTCGACCTGCTGGAGGCGGTGATCCGGGGCGCCGAGCCGGGGCCGGTCACCGGTGCCGAGCCGGTGCGGCTGCGCAGGTCAGGGATCGGCTCCGTACTGGAGGGACACCCCGGTCCGGCGTTCCGGATCGGGGACCGGGCCGCGTACCAGGCCTCGACGCCGCCGGTCGGCTGCCTCGTCGAGGGCAAGTCCTGGCGGGCCGAGCGGCTGGACCCGGACGAGCCGGAGTGGGGCAGCGGCATCCCCGGGGGCCGGGCCGCGTCCTTCGGGGAGCTCGGGCTGCGTACGGCGATGGTGGTGCCGATCATGGCCCAGGGCATCACCCTGGGCATCACCTCGTTCTTCCGCACGCAGCGCGACCTGCCCTTCGACGAGGACGACCTGCGGCTCGCCGAGGAGTTCGTCGCCCGCGCCGCCGTCTGGATCGACAATGCCCGCCGCTACACCCGCGAGCGCGACGCGGCCCTCGTACTCCAGCGCAGCCTGCTGCCGCACGGCATCCCGCCGCAGGAGGCGGTGGACGTGGCCTCCTGCTACCGGCCCGCCGACGAGCTGACCGGTGTCGGCGGCGACTGGTTCGACGTCATCCCGCTGTCCGGCGCCCGGGTCGCCCTGGTCGTCGGCGAGGTGACCGGCCACGGCATCGAGGCCGCCGCCACGATGGGCCAGCTGCGCACGGCGGTGCGAACCCTGGCCGATCTGGACCTGCGGCCCGAGGAACTGCTCGCCCACCTCGACGACCTGGTCAGCCAGGTGGCCCGGGACGAGCGGGCGGAGCAAGAGATCCGGACCGAGCAGGAGCTCGGCACGGGCTCCCTGGGCTCCAGCTGCCTGTACGTGGTCTACGACCCGGTGGCCCGGTCGTGCGTCATGGCCAGCGCCGGCCATCCGCCGCCCGCCGTCATCGGCCCGGGCCGCGACGGCGCCGGCTTCCCGGACCTGCCGGTCGGCCCCGCGCTGGGGGTGGGCGGGCTGCCGTTCGAGTCCGTCGAGTTCGGCCTGCCCGAGGGCAGCCTGCTGGCCCTGTACACCGACGGCCTGATCGCCGCCGACCCCGAAACCGCCAGGGACGCCCTGGAGCCCTTCCTACGGGGCCCCGAGCTGTCCCTGGAACGCCTGGTCACGCGCATGGTCGACGAGCTGGCGCCCGAGCGGCCCTTCGACGACGCGGCCCTGCTGCTGGCCCGCACCCGCGGCCTGGACGCCGGACAGGTCGCCTCATGGGAGCTGGCCGCCGACCCGGCCGTCGTCGGCCGTTGCCGGGAGCTGGCCGCCGCCCAGCTGGGCGCGTGGGGCCTGGACGAGGAGCTGGCGTTCACCACCGAGCTCGTCGTCAGCGAACTCGTCACCAACGCCATCCGGCACGCCTCCGGCCCCATCGGGCTGCGGCTGATCCTGGAACGCACCCTGATCTGCGAGGTCTCCGACGCCAGCAGCACCTCCCCGCACCTGCGCCACGCGCGCACCACCGATGAGGGTGGCCGGGGCCTGTTCCTCATCTCCCAGTTCGCCCAGCGCTGGGGCGCCCGCTACACGGCGGACGGCAAGATCATTTGGGCGGAGCAGCAGCTGGGCCGGCAGCCGGAGCAGCAGCCCGCGCCCGGCGCTTTGCCGGCGCCGTAG
- a CDS encoding PTS-dependent dihydroxyacetone kinase phosphotransferase subunit DhaM encodes MTVGVVLVSHSAAVAEAVAQLAAGLAGGGGPAPVAAAGGTPDGGFGTDAEAIVRAALAVDRGEGVAVLADLGSAVLTVKALLADDDELPPGTRLLDAPFVEGAVAAVVTASAGADLAAVAAAAEDAYTYRKA; translated from the coding sequence ATGACGGTCGGCGTGGTGCTGGTGTCCCACAGCGCGGCCGTCGCCGAGGCGGTGGCCCAGCTCGCGGCCGGGCTGGCCGGTGGCGGCGGGCCCGCGCCGGTCGCCGCCGCCGGGGGCACGCCGGACGGCGGGTTCGGCACGGACGCGGAGGCCATAGTTCGGGCGGCCCTGGCGGTGGACCGGGGCGAGGGCGTGGCGGTGCTGGCGGACCTGGGCAGCGCGGTGCTCACCGTGAAAGCGCTGCTGGCCGATGACGACGAGCTGCCGCCGGGCACTAGGCTGCTGGACGCGCCCTTCGTGGAGGGCGCGGTGGCCGCCGTGGTCACCGCTTCCGCCGGGGCCGACCTTGCGGCGGTGGCGGCGGCCGCCGAGGATGCGTACACCTACCGGAAGGCCTGA
- the dhaL gene encoding dihydroxyacetone kinase subunit DhaL — protein MIDAAFFRRWLTAAAEVIDREATRLTELDSPIGDADHGSNLRRGFTAARTAIEKEPPLTPGDVLVQTGRQLISTVGGASGPLYGTLLRKAGKALGDGDRVTPEELCDALRAGVDGVSQLGGAVQGDKTMIDALVPAVEALSFALDKGAGLIEALAAARIAAEEGALATVPLQARKGRASYLGERSIGHQDPGATSSALLLGALARTAAQEGTG, from the coding sequence GTGATCGACGCGGCCTTCTTCCGCCGCTGGCTCACGGCGGCGGCCGAGGTGATCGACCGCGAGGCCACACGGCTGACCGAGCTGGACTCCCCCATCGGCGACGCGGACCACGGCAGCAACCTGCGCCGCGGCTTCACGGCCGCCCGTACGGCGATCGAGAAGGAACCGCCGCTGACGCCGGGCGATGTGCTCGTGCAGACCGGGCGGCAGCTGATCAGCACGGTCGGCGGCGCGTCCGGGCCGCTGTACGGGACGCTGCTGCGCAAGGCGGGCAAGGCGCTGGGCGACGGGGACCGGGTGACGCCCGAGGAGCTGTGCGACGCGCTCAGGGCGGGGGTGGACGGGGTGTCGCAGCTGGGCGGCGCGGTGCAGGGCGACAAGACGATGATCGACGCGCTCGTGCCGGCCGTCGAGGCGCTGTCGTTCGCCCTGGACAAGGGCGCCGGGCTCATCGAGGCGCTGGCCGCCGCGCGGATCGCCGCGGAGGAGGGCGCGCTGGCGACCGTACCGCTGCAGGCCAGGAAGGGGCGGGCCAGCTACCTGGGCGAGCGCAGCATCGGGCACCAGGACCCGGGGGCGACCTCGTCCGCGCTGCTGCTGGGGGCGCTGGCGCGGACAGCGGCACAGGAGGGCACCGGATGA
- the dhaK gene encoding dihydroxyacetone kinase subunit DhaK, with amino-acid sequence MKMLINVPETVVADALRGFAAVHPELTVDVENRVIVRRDAPVSGKVGLVSGGGSGHEPLHGGFVGRGMLDAACPGEVFTSPVPDQMVRAAAAVDSGAGVLFIVKNYTGDVLNFDMAAELAEDEGIRIAKVLVNDDVAVTDSTFTAGRRGTGGTLFVEKIAGALAEEGAPLERVESLARQVNESARSFGVALSACSTPAKGSPTFDLPAGELELGIGIHGEPGRERRAMMTAGEIAEFAVDAVVDDLRPRLPVLALVNGMGATPLLELYGFAAEVHRVLALRGVAVARTLVGNYVTSLDMAGASVTLCQVDEEMLRLWDAPVVTAGLRWGA; translated from the coding sequence TTGAAGATGCTCATCAATGTCCCGGAGACCGTGGTCGCCGACGCCCTGCGGGGCTTCGCCGCGGTGCATCCCGAGCTGACGGTGGACGTGGAGAACCGGGTGATCGTGCGCAGGGACGCGCCGGTGTCCGGGAAGGTGGGGCTGGTGTCGGGCGGCGGGTCGGGGCACGAGCCGTTGCACGGGGGGTTCGTGGGGCGGGGGATGCTGGACGCGGCGTGTCCGGGGGAGGTCTTCACCTCGCCGGTGCCGGACCAGATGGTGCGGGCGGCCGCGGCGGTGGACAGCGGCGCGGGGGTGCTGTTCATCGTGAAGAACTACACGGGGGACGTGCTCAACTTCGACATGGCGGCGGAGCTGGCCGAGGACGAGGGCATCCGGATCGCCAAGGTGCTGGTGAACGACGATGTCGCGGTGACGGACAGCACCTTCACGGCGGGGCGGCGCGGCACGGGCGGCACGCTGTTCGTCGAGAAGATCGCGGGGGCGCTCGCCGAGGAGGGCGCGCCGCTGGAGAGGGTCGAGTCGCTGGCACGGCAGGTCAATGAGTCGGCGCGGAGCTTCGGGGTGGCGCTGAGCGCGTGCAGTACGCCGGCGAAGGGCAGCCCGACGTTCGATCTGCCGGCCGGGGAGCTGGAGCTGGGCATCGGCATCCACGGGGAGCCGGGCCGGGAGCGGCGGGCGATGATGACCGCCGGGGAGATCGCGGAGTTCGCGGTGGACGCGGTGGTGGACGACCTGCGGCCGCGCCTTCCCGTGCTGGCGCTGGTGAACGGCATGGGCGCCACGCCGCTGCTGGAGCTGTACGGCTTCGCCGCCGAGGTGCACCGGGTGCTCGCGCTGCGGGGTGTTGCGGTGGCCCGGACACTGGTGGGCAACTACGTGACGTCCCTGGACATGGCCGGCGCCTCGGTGACGCTGTGCCAGGTGGACGAGGAGATGCTGCGGCTGTGGGACGCGCCGGTGGTCACGGCCGGTCTGCGCTGGGGTGCCTGA